From a single Coturnix japonica isolate 7356 chromosome 18, Coturnix japonica 2.1, whole genome shotgun sequence genomic region:
- the CD7 gene encoding T-cell antigen CD7 — MQWMSPLPLVYLLLLLLPFFPGQHGEENKFTEWSTDIISVWEGDSINVTCSKNSSENEVGTYLRTRTTRTNIVYVSAKNTSNIHPNFANRTKYSKEGRNLIITVHNIQKSDSNIYYCSSYTKKNGRHFRRDGKSVTVVVRAKTNGVIEQSPQSVSTQQGESINITCVLKSSHEDEEIMLLKIHMQLENVLCVSSQNTSTISPTFANRLECSKQEEKLVITLHNLQESDTDIYVCAAALKNSSLTVSESGTMLLVKGGKQTVCSTSSLAIYIPTIVVALLLSALTCYILSRIDMKNFFQKKKINVVYEDMSFSSRSNTLVRTNTYSNNN, encoded by the exons ATGCAGTGGATGTCCCCACTCCCATTGGTGTATCTCTTACTTCTGCTTCTCCCATTCTTCCCTGGCCAACATG gtgaagaaaataaatttactgAATGGTCAACAGACATTATCAGTGTTTGGGAAGGAGACTCCATTAATGTAACTTGTTCGAAGAACagttcagaaaatgaagtggGGACATACTTGAGGACTAGAACGACGCGAACCAATATTGTATACGTTTCCGCCAAGAATACTTCAAATATACATCCGAATTTTGCTAATCGCACCAAGTAttcaaaggaaggaagaaatctCATAATCACTGTGCACAACATACAGAAATCTGATTCAAATATCTACTACTGCAGCAGCTACACTAAAAAGAATGGCCGTCACTTTAGGCGAGATGGGAAGTCAGTCACTGTGGTTGTGAGAG cTAAAACCAATGGGGTCATTGAACAATCACCACAGTCTGTCAGCACTCAACAAGGAGAGTCCATCAACATTACCTGTGTGTTGAAGAGCTCACACGAAGATGAAGAGATCATGTTGCTCAAGATTCACATGCAACTTGAAAATGTGTTGTGTGTTTCAAGTCAGAACACTTCGACTATTTCTCCCACTTTTGCTAATCGCTTGGAGTGTTCAAAGCAAGAGGAGAAACTGGTGATAACTCTCCACAACCTACAGGAAAGCGATACCgatatatatgtatgtgctGCGGCGCTGAAAAATTCCTCTCTCACAGTCAGTGAAAGCGGTACCATGTTGCTGGTTAAAG GTGGGAAGCAGACAGTATGCAGTACCAGTTCCTTGGCCATCTACATTCCTACCATTGTGGTAGCACTGCTGTTATCTGCACTGACATGCTACATCTTGAGCCGTATCGAT atgaagaattttttccagaaaaagaaaataaatgtagtgtACGAAGATATGTCCTTCAGTTCTAGAAGCAACACCTTAGTCAGAACTAACACTTACTCAAATAACAATTAA